From the Lysobacter sp. FW306-1B-D06B genome, one window contains:
- the sugE gene encoding quaternary ammonium compound efflux SMR transporter SugE, with protein MPWIILVLAGLFEVGWAIGLKYTDGFTRLWPTVGTVAAMAISLGLLGIAMKSLPVGTAYAIWVGVGAVGTVILGIVLFHEPVNALRMVSVGLIIAGLIGLKLASP; from the coding sequence ATGCCCTGGATCATCCTCGTTCTCGCCGGCCTGTTCGAAGTGGGTTGGGCGATCGGCCTGAAGTACACCGACGGTTTCACCAGGCTCTGGCCCACGGTCGGCACGGTGGCCGCCATGGCGATCAGCCTGGGGCTGCTCGGCATCGCCATGAAGTCGCTGCCGGTGGGCACCGCGTACGCGATCTGGGTCGGCGTTGGCGCCGTCGGCACCGTGATCCTGGGCATCGTGCTGTTCCACGAGCCGGTGAACGCGCTGCGCATGGTCAGCGTTGGGTTGATCATCGCGGGGCTGATCGGGTTGAAGCTGGCCTCGCCGTGA
- the rnk gene encoding nucleoside diphosphate kinase regulator — MSVPNPPPLLMSRLDVERIESLLETPAAQAVDTSALEAELERAQIVEPAQMPPDVITMNSTARFRDETSGEEHEMTLVFPRDADGSAEKVSILAPVGSALLGMRVGDAIEWPVPGGRTIRLHVLSIRYQPEASGELHR, encoded by the coding sequence ATGTCCGTCCCCAATCCCCCGCCGCTGCTGATGTCACGCCTGGACGTGGAGCGCATCGAATCGCTGCTCGAGACGCCCGCCGCGCAGGCCGTCGACACCTCCGCGCTGGAAGCCGAGCTGGAGCGCGCGCAGATCGTCGAGCCGGCGCAGATGCCGCCGGACGTGATCACGATGAACTCCACCGCGCGTTTCCGCGACGAAACCAGCGGCGAGGAGCATGAAATGACCCTGGTGTTCCCGCGCGACGCCGACGGCAGTGCGGAGAAGGTGTCGATCCTGGCGCCGGTCGGCAGCGCGCTGCTGGGCATGCGCGTGGGCGATGCGATCGAATGGCCGGTGCCGGGCGGTCGCACGATCCGCCTGCACGTGCTGTCGATCCGCTATCAACCCGAAGCCTCGGGCGAACTGCACCGCTGA
- the rlmB gene encoding 23S rRNA (guanosine(2251)-2'-O)-methyltransferase RlmB — protein MSQKQWIAGINAVSAALEHDAEHVREVLIEAGAKNPRITEIETNARRLDIDVRRVATQALDGVVGNLRHQGVVARYAAAKTWNENELEGLIEAAEGRALLLVLDGVQDPHNLGACLRSAAAAGVTAVIIPKDKSVQVNATVRKTSAGAADSVAVIPVTNLSRTMRDLQKLGVWLYGLAGEADTSLYALDLKGNVGLVLGGEADGLRRLTRENCDQLVRIPMPGAGGAGVESLNVSVAAGVTLFEAVRQRA, from the coding sequence ATGAGCCAGAAACAATGGATCGCCGGCATCAACGCCGTGTCGGCGGCCCTCGAACACGACGCCGAGCATGTGCGCGAGGTGCTGATCGAGGCCGGCGCGAAGAATCCGCGCATCACCGAAATCGAGACCAACGCGCGCCGTCTGGACATCGACGTGCGCCGCGTCGCCACGCAGGCGCTCGATGGTGTCGTGGGCAACCTGCGCCACCAGGGCGTGGTCGCGCGTTATGCCGCGGCCAAGACCTGGAACGAGAACGAGCTGGAAGGCCTGATCGAAGCGGCCGAAGGCCGCGCGCTGCTGCTGGTCCTGGACGGCGTGCAGGACCCGCACAACCTCGGCGCCTGCCTGCGCAGCGCGGCGGCGGCGGGCGTGACGGCGGTGATCATTCCCAAGGACAAGTCGGTGCAGGTCAACGCGACCGTGCGCAAGACCTCCGCCGGCGCCGCCGACAGCGTCGCCGTCATTCCGGTGACCAACCTCTCGCGCACCATGCGCGACCTGCAGAAGCTCGGCGTGTGGCTGTACGGCCTGGCGGGCGAGGCGGACACCTCGCTGTACGCGCTGGACCTGAAGGGCAATGTCGGCCTGGTCCTGGGCGGCGAGGCCGATGGCCTGCGTCGCCTCACGCGCGAGAACTGCGATCAGCTCGTGCGCATCCCCATGCCCGGCGCCGGTGGTGCGGGCGTGGAAAGCCTGAACGTCTCCGTGGCCGCCGGCGTGACGCTGTTCGAAGCGGTGCGCCAGAGGGCTTGA
- the rnr gene encoding ribonuclease R, which translates to MSKKTPSRGKSGAKSASRKNAPKQAARPGTSGGAPGKGKPAAKRPGWMPEPPPAPQRAGRGPARGSTFHDPHAEREAARYEQPIASREVILQLLAQADGPMSADDLAQRLGLTEPDRFDALGKRLGAMVRDGQILRNRLGEFLPAQQLDLLPGVVIANPDGFGFLRLEAGGDDLFLPPMEMRKAMHGDRVLARVTGVDRRGRREGAILRVLERRLNRLIGRFCLEAGISYVVPDDRRIQRNVQVPTDQRLGAQNGQLVVVELIESPDEHGPQRTPIGRVLAVLGDRLTASLAVQAAIHGHEIPHEFPQAVLDEASDVPLTVSEEVAAQRVDLRKLPLVTIDGEDAKDFDDAVYCEPNKNGFRLVVAIADVSHYVRPGTPLDDEAQKRATSVYFPGFVVPMLPETLSNGICSLNPKVDRLCFVCDMQIDREGEVTQSKFFEAVMNSHARLTYTQVWNAVGDVPEDAKAEAVAQIDSLLPNVERLHQLYQILSKARERRGAIEFESSEVRFVLGPKGEVVQAGMLQRNDAHKLIEECMIAANVEAAKYLLASHVPSPFRIHERPPEQKYADLQEFLKEFKLRMPPWGRVEPRDFTALLKKIRERPDAALIESVLLRSQSLAVYAPDNVGHFGLALEAYTHFTSPIRRYPDLLVHRAIKYALTGGRPEKYRYSPSEMAALTLQCSERERRADEAEREVDERYRAAWMEQHVGGEFEGVISGVTSFGLFVELDESKVNGLVHVTQLPHDYYHFDPIRKTLAGERSGREFRLGDRVRIVVMKASVEERKIDFRLVEERGVKSLPPRGQPAKRVKQKY; encoded by the coding sequence ATGAGCAAGAAGACCCCGAGCCGCGGGAAATCAGGCGCCAAGTCCGCATCGCGCAAGAACGCCCCGAAACAGGCGGCCCGCCCCGGAACATCCGGCGGCGCGCCCGGCAAGGGCAAGCCCGCCGCCAAGCGCCCCGGTTGGATGCCCGAACCGCCGCCGGCCCCGCAGCGCGCCGGACGCGGCCCCGCTCGCGGCTCCACGTTCCATGACCCCCACGCCGAGCGCGAGGCCGCACGTTACGAGCAGCCCATCGCCAGCCGCGAAGTCATCCTGCAACTGCTCGCGCAGGCCGACGGCCCGATGTCGGCCGATGACCTGGCGCAGCGCCTGGGCCTGACCGAACCCGACCGTTTCGACGCGCTCGGCAAGCGCCTGGGCGCGATGGTGCGCGACGGCCAGATCCTGCGGAACCGCCTCGGCGAATTCCTGCCGGCGCAGCAGCTCGACCTGCTGCCGGGCGTGGTGATCGCCAATCCCGACGGCTTCGGCTTCCTGCGCCTGGAAGCCGGCGGCGACGACCTGTTCCTGCCGCCTATGGAAATGCGCAAGGCGATGCACGGCGATCGAGTGCTTGCGCGCGTCACCGGCGTGGACCGGCGCGGGCGCCGCGAGGGCGCGATCCTGCGCGTGCTCGAACGCCGCCTCAACCGCCTGATCGGCCGCTTCTGCCTGGAAGCCGGCATCAGCTACGTCGTGCCCGACGACCGCCGCATCCAACGCAACGTGCAAGTGCCGACCGACCAGCGCCTGGGCGCGCAGAACGGCCAGTTGGTGGTGGTGGAACTGATCGAGTCGCCGGACGAGCACGGCCCGCAGCGCACGCCGATCGGCCGCGTGCTGGCGGTGCTGGGCGACCGGCTGACCGCGTCGCTCGCGGTGCAGGCGGCGATCCACGGCCACGAGATTCCGCATGAATTCCCGCAAGCGGTGCTGGACGAAGCCTCCGACGTGCCGCTGACCGTGTCGGAAGAGGTCGCCGCGCAGCGCGTGGACCTGCGCAAACTGCCGCTGGTCACCATCGACGGCGAGGACGCGAAGGACTTCGACGACGCGGTGTACTGCGAGCCGAACAAGAACGGCTTCCGCCTGGTTGTCGCCATCGCCGACGTCTCTCATTACGTCCGCCCCGGAACGCCGCTGGACGATGAAGCGCAGAAGCGCGCCACGTCCGTCTACTTCCCCGGCTTCGTCGTGCCGATGCTGCCGGAGACGCTGTCCAACGGCATCTGCTCGCTCAATCCGAAGGTGGATCGCCTGTGCTTCGTCTGCGACATGCAGATCGACCGCGAAGGCGAAGTCACCCAGTCGAAGTTCTTCGAGGCGGTGATGAACTCGCACGCGCGCCTCACCTATACGCAGGTGTGGAACGCGGTCGGCGACGTGCCGGAAGACGCCAAGGCCGAGGCTGTCGCGCAGATCGATTCGCTGCTGCCCAACGTCGAGCGCCTGCACCAGCTCTACCAGATCCTGTCGAAGGCGCGCGAGCGCCGCGGCGCGATCGAATTCGAGTCCAGCGAAGTGCGCTTCGTGCTTGGCCCGAAGGGCGAGGTCGTGCAGGCCGGCATGCTCCAGCGCAACGACGCGCACAAGCTGATCGAGGAATGCATGATCGCGGCGAACGTGGAGGCGGCGAAGTACCTGCTCGCCAGCCACGTGCCGTCGCCGTTCCGCATCCACGAGCGTCCGCCGGAGCAGAAGTACGCCGACCTGCAGGAGTTCCTCAAGGAATTCAAGCTGCGCATGCCGCCGTGGGGTCGCGTGGAACCGCGCGATTTCACCGCGCTGCTGAAGAAGATCCGCGAGCGTCCCGATGCGGCGCTGATCGAATCGGTGCTGTTGCGCAGCCAGTCGCTGGCGGTGTACGCGCCGGACAACGTCGGCCACTTCGGCCTGGCGCTGGAGGCGTACACGCACTTCACCTCGCCGATCCGCCGCTATCCCGATCTGCTGGTGCACCGCGCGATCAAGTACGCGCTCACCGGCGGTCGGCCGGAGAAGTACCGCTACTCGCCCAGCGAGATGGCCGCGCTGACGCTGCAATGCTCCGAACGCGAGCGCCGCGCTGACGAGGCCGAGCGCGAGGTCGACGAGCGCTACCGCGCCGCGTGGATGGAGCAGCACGTCGGCGGCGAGTTCGAGGGCGTGATCAGCGGCGTGACCAGCTTCGGCCTGTTCGTCGAACTGGACGAGTCCAAGGTCAACGGCCTGGTGCACGTGACCCAGCTTCCGCACGACTACTACCACTTCGATCCGATCCGAAAGACCCTGGCCGGCGAGCGTTCCGGGCGCGAGTTCCGCCTCGGCGACCGCGTCCGCATCGTGGTGATGAAGGCCAGCGTGGAGGAGCGGAAGATCGATTTCCGCCTGGTCGAGGAGCGTGGCGTGAAGTCGCTTCCCCCGCGCGGGCAGCCGGCGAAGCGGGTGAAGCAGAAGTACTGA
- the rnt gene encoding ribonuclease T — protein MPNADAPTPPSRLATRFRGFLPVVVDVETGGFDWNRHALLEIAVAPIDIDENGLLFVGEITSSHVVPAPGTDIDPKSLEITGIDIDHPFRDAKTERVALESVFAPVRAALKKHGCQRAILVGHNAHFDLNFLNAAVTRSGHKRNPFHPFSVFDTVTLAGVAYGQTVLARAVQAAGLEWNGEEAHSAVYDTERTAQLFCRIVNAWPSPIPAVVATP, from the coding sequence ATGCCCAACGCCGACGCTCCCACCCCGCCTTCCCGCCTCGCCACACGTTTCCGCGGCTTCCTGCCGGTGGTGGTGGATGTGGAAACCGGCGGTTTCGACTGGAACCGCCACGCGCTGCTGGAAATCGCCGTCGCGCCGATCGACATCGACGAGAACGGCCTGCTGTTCGTCGGCGAGATCACCAGCAGCCATGTCGTGCCGGCGCCCGGCACCGACATCGATCCCAAGTCGCTGGAAATCACCGGCATCGACATCGACCACCCCTTCCGCGATGCGAAGACCGAGCGCGTGGCGCTGGAATCGGTGTTCGCGCCGGTGCGCGCGGCGTTGAAGAAGCACGGCTGCCAGCGCGCGATCCTGGTCGGCCACAACGCGCATTTCGATCTGAACTTCCTCAACGCCGCGGTGACGCGCAGCGGCCACAAGCGCAATCCCTTCCATCCTTTCAGCGTGTTCGACACGGTGACCCTGGCCGGCGTTGCCTACGGGCAGACCGTGCTGGCGCGCGCCGTGCAGGCCGCGGGGCTGGAGTGGAACGGCGAGGAAGCGCATTCGGCCGTGTACGACACCGAGCGCACCGCGCAGCTGTTCTGCCGGATCGTCAACGCGTGGCCTTCGCCGATTCCGGCCGTGGTGGCCACGCCGTGA
- a CDS encoding diguanylate cyclase, giving the protein MAVSGPPPLHDYVIDAWSSRNGLPHNSLRDIAQTPEGHLWFATWEGAARYNGIDFTVIARGTTPGLRDNGVGSLYVDPAGRLWLSDSRGNLGRQQPDGQWRFWDRSADWPQALIHDMAMDSHGRLWLLFENHGLGRLDPDDRFTYVAPPPGIPLPASFPRMAIDGDDRIWVGTMDGLAIREPDGRWHRAPPRWNLPAGLVWPYRAADGSLWLAADERIYRIVKGEAVAFRDVPGVGHFTAMLRDRNGDLWLGTENHGLLRIGAYGIERLPAGDTLPNGRIASLLEDAEGSVWVGANGGLFRLRETLFSALTRKDGISGDYVRAVLEDRDGTLWVGGGGGLDHVGADGRIRAIDVRSESGDALSVLSIAQDSTGELWVGTFADGVFRLRDGRPAQRYSQDEGMPSGHVRAIVVDRDGTVWAGTRRGLVTLDGQGAHAPSAPGLPQGLITALASIDGALWIGSVEGAHVMRDGRVRRLDVNGMGGARSVFGFQAVGKDVWISTDRGLYRYRDGALARVGLEQGLPVDAVFQLVPDRVGNAWVTSNRGVLRIRLEALDATADGRTIALPSERFTETDGMPSAQANGSSAPSAILRRDGSLWLATSAGVAAVDPARMQRYLDRKPPPTVIERVQLDGRDIPFTTGVALPGGKRISVSYVGLSYLTSDRIVYRTRLLGLDPRWIERDRQRNVEFIGLPPGDYVLEVAAAHPGGPWTTQTASWAFTVEPLWWQRHELRAALALVLLITLWVFYRYLLHRYRTKNLRLARLVNERTRDLQAQAERLIAVDRERAELLERVREQAVAYERQAREDVLTGLPNRRRFDEVLKRDMAVAQRAGHPLCLALVDLDHFKRINDTHSHAVGDAVLREAARVLAAGSRTADLLARLGGEEFALLLPDTTMDDALSICERMQETFREHGEWVGVPGLHVTFSVGIAECRTDDTPARLLERADAAMYRAKKQGRNVICVDENPPGQRL; this is encoded by the coding sequence ATGGCCGTCTCCGGCCCGCCGCCGCTGCACGACTACGTCATCGACGCGTGGAGTTCGCGCAACGGCCTGCCGCACAACTCCTTGCGCGACATCGCCCAGACGCCCGAAGGCCACCTGTGGTTCGCCACCTGGGAAGGCGCGGCGCGCTACAACGGCATCGACTTCACCGTAATCGCGCGCGGCACCACGCCGGGCTTGCGCGACAACGGCGTGGGCTCACTCTATGTCGATCCCGCCGGCCGCCTGTGGCTCAGCGATTCGCGCGGCAACCTGGGCCGGCAGCAGCCCGACGGCCAGTGGCGATTCTGGGACCGCAGCGCCGACTGGCCGCAGGCGCTCATCCACGACATGGCGATGGACAGCCACGGGCGCCTGTGGCTGCTGTTCGAGAACCACGGGCTGGGCCGGCTCGACCCGGACGATCGCTTCACCTACGTCGCGCCGCCGCCCGGGATTCCGCTGCCGGCAAGTTTCCCGCGCATGGCCATCGACGGCGACGACCGCATCTGGGTCGGCACGATGGATGGCCTGGCGATCCGCGAGCCCGATGGCCGCTGGCATCGCGCGCCGCCACGCTGGAACCTGCCGGCGGGCCTGGTCTGGCCGTATCGCGCGGCGGACGGCTCGCTGTGGCTCGCGGCCGACGAACGCATCTATCGCATCGTCAAGGGCGAGGCCGTGGCCTTCCGCGATGTGCCAGGCGTCGGCCACTTCACCGCGATGCTGCGCGATCGCAACGGCGATCTCTGGCTCGGCACCGAGAACCACGGGTTGCTTCGCATCGGCGCGTACGGCATCGAGCGACTGCCGGCCGGCGACACGCTTCCCAACGGCCGCATCGCCAGCTTGTTGGAGGACGCTGAAGGCAGCGTCTGGGTCGGCGCGAACGGCGGGCTGTTCCGCCTGCGCGAAACGTTGTTCAGCGCGCTCACGCGCAAGGACGGCATTTCCGGCGACTACGTCCGCGCGGTGCTCGAAGACCGCGACGGCACGCTCTGGGTCGGCGGGGGCGGCGGGCTCGACCACGTCGGCGCCGACGGCCGCATCCGCGCCATCGACGTGCGGAGCGAAAGCGGCGATGCCCTGTCGGTGCTGAGCATCGCCCAGGATTCCACCGGCGAACTGTGGGTGGGCACCTTCGCCGACGGCGTGTTCCGCCTGCGCGACGGCCGGCCGGCACAGCGTTATTCGCAGGACGAAGGCATGCCCAGCGGCCATGTCCGCGCGATCGTGGTGGACCGCGACGGAACCGTCTGGGCCGGCACGCGGCGTGGCCTGGTGACGCTGGACGGGCAGGGCGCGCATGCGCCATCGGCGCCGGGATTGCCGCAGGGCCTGATCACCGCGCTGGCGAGTATCGACGGCGCGCTGTGGATCGGCTCGGTCGAAGGCGCGCATGTGATGCGCGATGGACGCGTCCGCCGCCTGGACGTGAACGGGATGGGCGGTGCGCGTTCGGTGTTCGGTTTCCAGGCGGTGGGCAAGGACGTGTGGATCTCCACCGATCGCGGCCTGTATCGCTACCGCGACGGCGCACTCGCGCGCGTCGGTCTGGAGCAGGGACTTCCGGTGGACGCCGTGTTCCAGCTCGTGCCCGATCGCGTGGGCAATGCGTGGGTGACGAGCAATCGCGGCGTGTTGCGCATCCGGTTGGAGGCGCTCGACGCGACTGCCGACGGCCGCACGATCGCGTTGCCGAGCGAGCGCTTTACCGAAACCGACGGCATGCCCAGTGCGCAGGCCAACGGCAGTTCCGCGCCTTCGGCGATCCTGCGTCGCGACGGCAGCCTCTGGCTGGCGACGTCGGCCGGCGTCGCCGCGGTGGATCCGGCGCGCATGCAGCGTTACCTGGATCGCAAACCGCCGCCGACGGTGATCGAACGCGTCCAGCTGGACGGTCGCGATATCCCTTTCACCACCGGCGTCGCATTGCCGGGCGGCAAGCGCATCAGCGTGTCGTACGTGGGGCTCAGCTACCTGACGTCGGATCGCATCGTGTATCGCACGCGTCTGCTGGGCCTGGATCCGCGGTGGATCGAACGCGACCGCCAGCGCAACGTCGAATTCATCGGCCTGCCGCCAGGCGACTACGTGCTGGAGGTCGCCGCGGCGCATCCGGGCGGGCCGTGGACCACGCAGACCGCCAGCTGGGCCTTCACCGTGGAGCCGCTGTGGTGGCAGCGCCATGAGCTGCGCGCCGCGCTGGCCCTGGTGCTGCTGATCACGCTCTGGGTGTTCTATCGCTACCTGCTGCACCGCTACCGCACCAAGAACCTGCGCCTGGCGCGGCTGGTCAACGAGCGCACGCGTGACCTGCAGGCGCAGGCCGAACGGTTGATCGCCGTGGACCGCGAGCGCGCCGAGTTGCTCGAACGCGTGCGCGAGCAGGCCGTCGCCTACGAGCGACAGGCGCGCGAGGACGTGCTCACCGGCCTGCCCAATCGCCGGCGCTTCGACGAGGTGCTCAAGCGCGACATGGCGGTGGCGCAGCGCGCCGGCCATCCGCTGTGCCTGGCGCTGGTCGACCTGGACCACTTCAAGCGCATCAACGACACGCACTCGCACGCCGTCGGCGACGCGGTGCTGCGCGAAGCGGCGAGGGTGCTGGCCGCCGGCAGCCGCACCGCCGACCTGCTCGCGCGCCTGGGTGGCGAGGAGTTCGCGCTGCTGCTGCCGGACACGACGATGGACGATGCCCTCTCGATCTGCGAGCGGATGCAGGAGACGTTCCGCGAGCACGGCGAATGGGTGGGCGTGCCGGGCCTGCACGTCACCTTCAGCGTCGGCATCGCGGAGTGCCGCACCGACGACACGCCCGCGCGCCTGCTCGAACGCGCGGACGCTGCGATGTACCGCGCCAAGAAGCAGGGCCGCAACGTGATCTGCGTGGACGAGAATCCGCCGGGTCAGCGTCTGTAG
- a CDS encoding lipid A deacylase LpxR family protein, with protein sequence MNRLGWLLPAVIACGWAGGAHAHGREECTNGRTRLPPIVNLRVDNDLLGGQDQGYSNGVQLTLVSPNLRDYTDDPCIPRLARWVNRHLNALQPETFEQQNMIATFSQGIFTPTDFTRSDLIEDDRPYAAALLVGLGYNAREGDRLRTTQLQFGIVGPAALGKEAQDAVHQITDSEKFRGWDNQLENEPVFRIVHERMLRFSSSDGARGWGWDTIAHYGGSFGNLATYANAGAEFRFGKNLPDDFGSTPLRPAGENTAPTRQPQSQYTPGAHLFLTMDTRWVLWDITLDGNTFRDSHSVDKRHAVANVGYGVAVMLNRWKLALARYHGTREFDGQRETPVFGSFTISRAF encoded by the coding sequence ATGAACCGTCTTGGATGGCTGCTGCCGGCCGTCATTGCCTGCGGCTGGGCCGGCGGCGCCCACGCGCACGGCCGCGAAGAATGCACCAACGGCCGCACGCGCCTGCCGCCCATCGTCAACCTGCGCGTGGACAACGACCTGCTCGGCGGCCAGGACCAGGGCTACAGCAACGGCGTGCAGCTCACGCTGGTCTCGCCGAACCTGCGCGACTACACCGACGATCCCTGCATCCCGCGCCTGGCGCGCTGGGTGAACCGCCATCTCAATGCGCTGCAGCCGGAAACCTTCGAGCAGCAGAACATGATCGCCACGTTCTCGCAGGGCATCTTCACGCCCACCGATTTCACGCGCAGCGACCTCATCGAGGACGACCGCCCCTACGCCGCGGCGCTGCTGGTCGGGCTGGGCTACAACGCGCGCGAAGGCGACCGCCTGCGCACGACGCAGCTGCAGTTCGGCATCGTCGGTCCGGCCGCGCTGGGCAAGGAAGCGCAGGACGCCGTGCACCAGATCACCGACAGCGAGAAGTTCCGCGGCTGGGACAACCAGTTGGAGAACGAGCCTGTGTTCCGCATCGTCCACGAGCGCATGCTGCGCTTCTCCTCCAGCGACGGTGCGCGCGGATGGGGTTGGGACACGATCGCGCATTACGGCGGCAGCTTCGGCAACCTCGCCACCTACGCCAACGCCGGCGCCGAGTTCCGCTTCGGCAAGAACCTGCCCGACGATTTCGGCAGCACGCCGCTGCGCCCGGCCGGCGAGAACACCGCGCCCACGCGCCAGCCGCAGAGCCAGTACACGCCCGGCGCGCACCTGTTCCTGACCATGGACACGCGCTGGGTGCTGTGGGACATCACGCTGGACGGCAACACCTTTCGCGACAGCCACAGCGTGGACAAACGCCACGCCGTGGCCAACGTGGGCTACGGCGTGGCGGTGATGCTCAACCGATGGAAGCTGGCGCTGGCGCGCTACCACGGCACGCGCGAGTTCGACGGCCAGCGCGAGACGCCGGTATTTGGCAGTTTCACGATCAGTCGGGCGTTCTAG
- a CDS encoding sugar O-acetyltransferase, with the protein MQRMLAGELYRADDAQIQAAQADAREWMVRYNAALGLAPAQRHALLVERLGAVGAGSEIRPPFHCDYGFNLHLGRGVFLNFNCVILDVVRVEIGDGTQIGPAVQIYTADHPRDPAQRAQGWEFGRPVRIGRNVWIGGGAILLPGVSVGDDALIGAGSVVTRDVPAGATVAGNPARIVQPRTGP; encoded by the coding sequence ATGCAGCGCATGCTCGCCGGCGAGCTCTATCGCGCCGACGACGCGCAGATCCAGGCCGCACAAGCCGACGCGCGCGAGTGGATGGTGCGCTACAACGCCGCGCTGGGCCTCGCGCCGGCGCAACGGCATGCGCTGTTGGTGGAGCGCCTTGGCGCGGTCGGGGCCGGCAGCGAGATCCGCCCGCCCTTCCATTGCGACTACGGCTTCAACCTGCACCTCGGGCGCGGCGTGTTCCTCAATTTCAACTGCGTGATCCTCGACGTGGTGCGCGTGGAGATCGGCGATGGCACGCAGATCGGTCCGGCCGTGCAGATCTACACGGCCGATCATCCGCGCGATCCGGCGCAGCGCGCGCAGGGCTGGGAGTTCGGCCGCCCCGTACGCATCGGCCGCAACGTGTGGATCGGCGGCGGCGCAATCCTGCTGCCGGGCGTGAGCGTGGGCGATGACGCACTGATCGGCGCGGGCAGCGTGGTCACGCGCGACGTACCCGCGGGCGCGACCGTGGCCGGCAATCCGGCGCGCATCGTGCAGCCACGCACGGGCCCGTAA
- a CDS encoding putative DNA-binding domain-containing protein, which yields MHAPDAPPLLRAQQLALTRHLRDPQAVSAPKGVEDRRLAIYRDLVFNNVESLLAGNFPVIRQLLGDADWHALVRGFFRDHRAQTPLFPELGREFLRFLEGREDRDPALPAFLYELAHYEWVELALQISDATLPPHDPLGDSASPEQVLLDEVPVLSPLAWPLAYAWPVHRIGPDHRPDTPPPEPTLLLVRRDADGEVRFSQLSPLAFRLLQRLEQMPTLSGRAQLEALAVEAAQTDIDAFVEQGAALLAQMQGAGVILGTQPR from the coding sequence ATGCACGCGCCTGACGCACCGCCGCTGTTGCGCGCGCAGCAGCTCGCCCTCACCCGCCATCTGCGCGACCCGCAGGCCGTGTCGGCGCCGAAGGGCGTGGAGGACCGGCGCCTGGCGATCTACCGCGACCTGGTGTTCAACAACGTCGAAAGCCTGCTGGCCGGCAATTTCCCGGTGATCCGGCAGCTGCTGGGCGACGCCGACTGGCATGCGCTGGTGCGCGGTTTCTTCCGCGACCACCGCGCGCAGACGCCGTTGTTCCCGGAACTGGGGCGCGAGTTCCTGCGCTTCCTGGAAGGGCGCGAGGATCGCGATCCCGCGCTGCCTGCTTTCCTCTACGAGCTGGCGCATTACGAATGGGTCGAGCTGGCGTTGCAGATCAGCGATGCCACGCTGCCGCCGCACGATCCGCTTGGCGACTCCGCAAGCCCGGAGCAAGTTCTGCTCGATGAGGTGCCGGTACTCTCGCCGCTGGCGTGGCCGCTGGCCTACGCGTGGCCCGTGCACCGCATCGGACCGGATCATCGTCCCGACACCCCGCCGCCGGAGCCGACACTGCTGCTGGTTCGACGCGACGCCGACGGCGAAGTGCGGTTCTCGCAACTCAGTCCCCTCGCCTTCCGCCTGCTGCAGCGGCTGGAGCAGATGCCCACGCTGAGCGGACGGGCGCAACTGGAAGCGCTCGCGGTGGAAGCGGCGCAGACGGACATCGACGCCTTCGTCGAACAAGGCGCCGCGCTGCTGGCGCAGATGCAGGGTGCCGGCGTGATTCTGGGGACGCAGCCGCGCTGA